In Fundulus heteroclitus isolate FHET01 chromosome 8, MU-UCD_Fhet_4.1, whole genome shotgun sequence, a genomic segment contains:
- the nup188 gene encoding nucleoporin NUP188 homolog: protein MAESEMSVRSCRELWTILLGRSALREPAQIEGELDRHWDRLHQGLGYYKPPSSSSAGKVKDNKEVAQPLKDFGLRISKLLNLDEQQSVQLLQCYLQEDYRGTRDSLKVVLKDERQSQTLLLKIADYYYEERMCLLRCVLLLLTYFQDERHPYRTEYSNCVNKLEKDLVSNYQSQFENLFKAEAPTWETHGNLMSERQVSRWFMQCLREQSLLLEIIFLYYAYFEMSPSDLLNFTKMFKEQGFGLRQTNRHLVDKSMDALVDRIGYLSSLILVEGMDIDFLHKCALEDCTEQHQFSGAPDVVKEMDQLLLTFGDIPHHGPVLLAWVLLRHTLRPDESSPVIRRIGNTALQLGVFKYLSTMLKGLGVSGNNCTASTAKMCIYGLLSFVITSFEEESLQANGVEGSHLIEAACDVLSAPSLAEVFWEMKPNRGLGMILDSAAGMFPHKIGPLLQLLTALVSNKSTVKKVYNFLDKMSFYTQVYKHKPNDIISKDDETLWRRQTPKLLYPLGAGQTNLWMPQGVLGQVMIAGDQGYMVRWDYSYSAWTLFTCEVEMLLHVVSTADVIAHCVRVKPILDLVHKIISIDWTVSDCLLPLTSRIYMLLQRLTSVINPPVDVIASCVNCLSVLAARMPGKVWSSLHHTGFLPFASNPLTDMAQCVSAEGMKAGNYGNLLVQIEQPRGEYAVTIAFLRLITTLVKGQLGSTESKGLIPCVLLVLKEMLPTYHKWRYNTHGVRERIGCYILELIHAILNLSPEGEDRGSSPTLQSLCIYSLANTEAGQAVVNIMAVGVDTIDVVLAAQPSSCGSEGPGQILIQTVKLAFSVTNNVIRLKPPSDAVSPLEQALTQHGGHGGNLIIVLAKYIYHKHDPALPRLAIQLLKRLATVAPMSVYACLGNDAAAIRDAFLARLQSKTEDMRIKVMILEFLTVAVETQPGLIELFLNLEVKDGSEGSKEFLVGEWSCLHVVLDLIDSKQQGKYWCPPLLHRAALAFLLALWQDRRDSAISVLRTKERFWENLTTPLFGTLAPSADTTEPCVLEACAFVMKIIGLEIYYVVSGSLEQSLKDGLQRFSNARRYDYWSQYVKSLVCHVAETEEEGICYFPETQMLISAWRMLLILSTTHAEVMHLTEDSTKLKLFMDVLDGTKAALTKPTSVPCLRLGSMMATLLIILLKQWRSVVAAAPDILSPLALILESVLQADQQMMDRTKAKIFSALISVLQIQGLNGGDISQLPQLLLSVCETVKDEALALIDNTRHMSRMGDMLEQEDSMETDSPRGLQKDQRDGVCVLALHLAKELCRTDEDGEHWVLVMRKVPVLPSVLSAVEISLRCKHNLYFTEAALHLLLTLARTPQGAAAVAGERVVQTICLPLLSVYEVSSNGASQSFSRKSQDSACWPGVYRLCMSLMESLLKTLRYNFINEALDFVGVHQERILQCLNAVRTVQSLSCLDEADHTVGFLLQLSSFCKEWQFHLPNLLRDVQINLCYLCQTCTYLLHSKKMLHHYLQSKNGEALPPGPRAQRPPQTSSKDAGGGEREEAEQKALLAVQCSLLKILSKTLATLQHFTPDCCQILLDQCMDLAEYRTLFVLSFTTPAFDPDVAPSFGTLLATINVALGMLSEMEKKKEPASLSIASLASGEEIQAVKSLLMFTMENCFYVLISQAVRCLKDPTILPRDKQRLKQELSSELSTLLSSLSRHFRRGSPSSPASGLLPSIQPKTPTPSSKASHEGHEPIIQLVQAFVRLVQR from the exons ATGGCGGAATCAGAGATGAGCGTCAG GAGCTGTCGAGAACTATGGACCATTTTGCTGGGGAGATCTGCGCTGAGGGAGCCG GCTCAGATAGAGGGAGAACTGGACCGACACTGGGACCGACTGCATCAAGGACTTGGTTACTACAAGCCACCCAG CTCCTCCTCTGCTGGGAAAGTGAAGGACAACAAAGAGGTCGCACAGCCACTGAAGGACTTTGGTCTAAGGATCAGTAAATTGTTG AATCTGGACGAGCAGCAGAGCGTGCAGCTTTTACAGTGCTATCTGCAAGAGGACTACCGAGGGACCCGGGATTCCTTAAAA GTTGTTCTAAAGGATGAGCGGCAAAGCCAGACTCTTCTTCTAAAG ATAGCTGATTACTATTATGAGGAACGCATGTGTCTGCTTAGATgtgtcctgctgctgctcacatACTTTCAGGATGAGCGACATCCCTACCGG acCGAGTACAGTAACTGTGTCAATAAACTGGAGAAAGACCTGGTGAGCAACTATCAGTCACAGTTTGAGAATCTCTTCAAGGCCGAAGCACCAACGTGGGAAACCCACGGCAACCTGATG agtgAGAGGCAGGTCTCACGGTGGTTCATGCAGTGTTTGAGGGAGCAGTCGCTGCTGCTGGAGATCATCTTCCTGTATTACGCGTACTTTGAGATGAGCCCTTCGGACCTTCTTAACTTTACCAAAATGTTCAAAGAGCAAGGCTTCGGCTTACGGCAGACCAACAGACACCTAGTGGACAAGAGCATGGATGCGCTGGTTGACAGAATCGG ATACTTGAGCTCTCTCATCCTGGTGGAGGGAATGGACATCGACTTTCTGCACAAGTGCGCGCTGGAGGATTGCACAGAGCAGCATCAGTTTTCTGGGGCCCCCGATGTCGTTAAG GAGATGGATCAGCTGCTGTTGACGTTTGGTGACATCCCTCATCACGGACCGGTGTTGTTGGCCTGGGTCCTGCTGAGACACACCCTCAGACCCGACGAGTCCAGTCCTGTGATCCGGAGGATCGGCAACACGGCCCTGCAGCTGGGCGTCTTCAAGTACCTTTCAACCATGCTGAAGGGGCTGGGAGTCTCGGGAAATAAC TGTACAGCGAGCACGGCCAAAATGTGTATTTACGGCCTGCTCTCATTTGTCATTACCTCGTTTGAAGAAGAGAGCTTGCAG GCTAACGGTGTGGAGGGCTCTCACCTGATCGAAGCTGCTTGTGACGTCCTCTCTGCTCCCAGTTTAGCTGAAGTCTTTTGGGAAATG AAGCCGAACAGGGGGCTGGGGATGATCCTGGACAGCGCTGCTGGGATGTTCCCCCATAAGATCGggccgctgctgcagctcctgacGGCGCTCGTGTCAAACAAGTCGACCGTAAAGAAG GTGTATAACTTCCTGGACAAGATGTCCTTCTACACACAGGTTTACAAACATAAGCCCAACGATATCATTTCCAAGGACGACGAGACTTTGTGGAGGAGACAGACTCCAAAACTCCTCTACCCTCTGG GGGCGGGGCAGACTAACCTGTGGATGCCCCAGGGAGTGCTGGGCCAGGTGATGATCGCAGGGGACCAGGGCTACATGGTGAGGTGGGACTACTCCTACAGCGCCTGGACTCTCTTCACCTGTGAGGTGGAGATGCTGCTGCACGTCGTCTCCACTGCAG ATGTCATAGCTCACTGTGTACGGGTGAAGCCCATCCTGGACCTGGTCCATAAGATCATCAGCATAGACTGGACCGTGTCCGACTGTCTGTTGCCGCTCACTTCACGCATCTACATGCTGCTGCAGAG GCTGACTTCAGTCATCAACCCTCCGGTGGATGTGATCGCCTCCTGTGTGAATTGCCTCTCTGTGCTGGCTGCAAGAATGCCAGGGAAG GTTTGGTCCAGCCTGCATCACACTGGCTTCCTCCCCTTCGCCTCCAACCCTCTGACCGACATGGCCCAGTGTGTCAG TGCTGAGGGGATGAAGGCAGGTAATTATGGCAACCTGCTGGTGCAGATCGAGCAGCCCAGAGGGGAGTATGCTGTTACCATTGCCTTCCTTCGTCTCATTACAACCCTGGTGAAG GGTCAGCTTGGAAGCACTGAGAGCAAAGGACTGATTCCCTGTGTGCTGCTGGTGTTGAAGGAAATGCTGCCAACGTACCATAAGTGGAGGTACAACACCCATGGAGTCAGAGAGAGAATAG GCTGCTATATTTTGGAGTTGATACACGCCATTCTCAATCTGAGCCCAGAAGGAGAGGACCGGGGCAG CTCTCCCACCCTGCAGTCCCTTTGCATCTACAGCTTAGCGAACACAGAAGCTGGACAGGCTGTAGTCAACATCATGGCCGTCGGCGTGGACACCATAGACGTTGTCCTGGCTGCTCAGCCCAGCAG CTGTGGTTCTGAGGGTCCGGGTCAGATTCTGATCCAGACGGTCAAGCTGGCCTTCTCCGTCACGAACAACGTGATCCGCCTGAAGCCGCCGTCCGACGCCGTGTCCCCCCTGGAGCAGGCGCTGACGCAGCACGGCGGCCACGGCGGCAACCTCATCATCGTCCTGGCCAAATACATTTACCACAAACACGACCCGGCGCTGCCCCGCCTCGCCATCCAGCTCCTCAAAAGGCTCGCCACG GTGGCTCCCATGTCCGTGTACGCCTGCCTCGGGAATGACGCGGCGGCCATCAGGGACGCGTTCCTGGCCCGGCTGCAGAGCAAAACGGAGGACATGCGGATCAAGGTGATGATCCTGGAGTTCCTCACGGTGGCCGTGGAAACTCAGCCCGGCCTCATTGAACTCTTCCTCAACCTGGAGGTGAAGGACGGCAGCGAGGGCTCCAAG GAGTTTCTGGTGGGCGAGTGGAGCTGCCTCCACGTGGTTCTGGATCTGATCGACTCCAAGCAGCAGGGCAAGTACTGGTGTCCTCCGCTGCTGCACCGCGCAGCGCTGGCCTTCCTCCTGGCCCTGTGGCAGGACCGCAGAGACAGCGCCATCTCCGTCCTCCGCACCAA GGAGCGGTTCTGGGAGAACCTGACCACGCCTCTGTTTGGGACCCTCGCCCCGTCGGCGGACACCACCGAG CCGTGTGTCCTGGAGGCCTGCGCGTTTGTCATGAAAATCATCGGCCTGGAGATCTACTACGTCGTCAG CGGTTCCCTGGAGCAGTCTCTGAAGGACGGCCTTCAAAGGTTCTCCAACGCTCGGCGCTACGACTACTGGTCCCAGTACGTGAAGTCGTTGGTGTGCCATGTGgcggagacggaggaggagggcATCTGCTACTTCCCAGAGACGCAGATGCTGATTTCTGCTTGGCGGATGCTGCTCATTCTCTCCACCACCCAT GCCGAGGTGATGCATCTGACAGAAGACTCAACCAAACTGAAGCTGTTCATGGATGTCCTAGATGGGACTAAAGCCGCT cTGACCAAACCCACGTCGGTGCCTTGCCTCCGTCTGGGATCCATGATGGCTACCCTCCTGATTATCCTCCTGAAACAGTGGAGAAG CGTGGTCGCAGCAGCCCCGGACATCCTCTCCCCCCTCGCCCTGATCCTGGAGAGCGTCCTGCAGGCCGACCAGCAGATGATGGACCGCACCAAAGCCAAAATCTTCTCCGCGCTCATCTCCGTGCTGCAGATCCAGGGACTCAATG GCGGAGATATTTCCCAGCTGCCCCAGCTCTTGCTCTCCGTGTGTGAGACGGTGAAGGACGAGGCGCTGGCGCTCATCGACAACACTCGCCACATGAGCCGCATGGGAGACATGCTGGAGCAGGAGGACAGCATGGAGACGGACTCTCCCCGCGGTCTGCAGAAGGACCAGAGGGACGGG GTGTGCGTGCTCGCCCTGCACCTGGCCAAGGAGCTGTGCCGCACCGACGAGGACGGCGAGCACTGGGTGCTGGTGATGAGGAAGGTGCCGGTGCTGCCGTCGGTGCTGAGCGCCGTGGAGATCAGCCTGCGCTGCAAACACAACCTCTACTTCACCGAAGCCGCGCTGCACCTGCTCCTGACGCTGGCCCGCACGCCTCAG GGGGCAGCAGCGGTGGCTGGAGAGAGAGTTGTTCAGACCATCTGCCTCCCGCTGCTCAGCGTGTACGAGGTCTCCTCAAACGGCGCATCGCAG AGTTTCTCCCGGAAGTCCCAGGACTCGGCCTGCTGGCCCGGCGTCTACCGCCTCTGCATGTCGTTGATGGAGAGCCTCCTCAAGACGCTCCGCTACAACTTCATCAATGAAGCCCTGGACTTTGTGGGAGTGCACCAGGAACGCATATTACAG TGTCTGAACGCGGTGCGCACCGTGCAGAGCCTCTCCTGCTTAGACGAGGCGGACCACACCGTGGGcttcctgctgcagctctccaGCTTCTGCAAGGAGTGGCAGTTTCATCTCCCCAACCTGCTCCGAGACGTCCAG ATAAACCTCTGCTACCTGTGCCAGACGTGCACCTACCTGCTCCACAGCAAGAAGATGCTCCACCATTACCTGCAG TCTAAGAACGGCGAGGCGTTGCCCCCCGGCCCCCGGGCACAGCGGCCTCCTCAGACCTCCAGTAAGGACgcgggaggaggagagagggaggaggcgGAGCAGAAGGCCCTGTTGGCCGTGCAGTGCAGCCTGCTGAAGATCCTGAGTAAAACCCTGGCTACTCTGCAGCACTTCACTCCAGACTGCTGCCAGATACTGCTGGACCAG TGCATGGACCTGGCTGAGTACCGCACCCTGTTCGTGCTCAGCTTCACGACTCCGGCGTTCGACCCGGACGTGGCGCCGTCCTTCGGGACCCTGCTGGCCACCATCAACGTGGCCCTGGGCATGCTGAGTGAG atggagaagaagaaggagcCGGCCTCTCTGAGCATAGCGTCGCTGGCGTCAGGGGAGGAGATCCAAGCTGTGAA